The genome window CCTCTTCTTTGGGTCGTTTGAGCAGAAGTGCCAAACCACCAGCAGGTCCAGAGTGTCAATTAGCCTTCTGCCTGATAACAAAGACATCCGAGGCTAACAGTGTTTGCCTCCACACCAAGAACTCCTTCACTTGTGCTTGCGTGGGGAGATCAAGTCTTGTTGGTCCAAATCCTTCAGATGGCCAATCTCCAAATGGTGGTGGTGAAAGAATACCCCGCTTGTACTTCCAAGCAGTTCTACCCAGTATTGCGAGGGTGAGGCAAGCAGCTCCTGCTATTGCTCCTAGCAGCACCTGCGGGTTGGCTGcatccctcctccctgctgggAGTGAGGAGCAGTGCTGCGCTGTTGCTATGGAAGTGCCCATGGATGATGGAGATGTCCTTTTGGTCATTTTTCACCTAATTGGATttgtggaggaggaaggaactTTCCCATCTTCATTCCGCAGATGGAGCCGTTGGCTGAGCTGTCGTCAGAGCTGCATAACCACCGGGTCTGGCTTGGGTCTTCTTCTCAAAGTGAAGGGGGGAATCATGCTCCATCAGAGCACCTCACGAAGGAGTGGACGCAACCTGGTGcgctctgctgctgcaagccACAGTGATCCTAAACCAGCATCCTTCTGGATGGGGTCTGGGCAGGGCTTTGAGGTGATCACGCTGCAGTCATCTGGTGGTACAATTCTCCTTGTAAGTAAAACCTCGGTCACTTATGGGCCCAAGTTAAAATTGCTCCTAAGAAAGCTCACGAGCAGTTGAAGTGGGGGCTTTGGCCACAGAGGGATCTGCCTGTGCCCACTGCCACGGGTAAATGATCTTCACGTCCCCTCACAGTGATCCAGATCCTCTCCTACAATTCCAACGCAGGCCGCAGTGGGCGAAGCAGTCCGAGCCGAGCCCTCCATCAGTCCCCAGCACAAAGTGAGCTGCTGACAgtggtgctgcagccaggggGAGTGGGACGGCCCCAGACCCCCATTCTCACTGCGCTGTGGcctcccatccccatcccatgtGCAGGGGACGTGGGCATGGCCTCAGCTGGCGATGGGAGACACCAAAGGCGTCGCTCCGGGGAGCAACGAAGTTAGTTTGTACTGTACATAGCCCTCGTTAGACAAGTTCCTTCAGGAGATAGAGTAATAATTACACTTGTAGGTGCAGAGGTCGCCACCTGGATGGCCTCCTCCACGGTGACCCGTGAGGCTCCACAATCACCCTCCATCAGGAGGGCCACGCTGCTCTCGGGCTCTCCCTGCACGACCCCCGCTGTCTGCAAGCCAACAGCCCCATCCCTTGAGCAGGGTGCATGGCGGGGGTCACACCTCTGTGCTGATGGCTCTGGGTGGGGGGAAGCCCTCGCGGAAGCCGTGCCGGCTCAGCGGGAAGCCCTGCAGGCCAACGGGAGGCCCCATCTCGGGGTAGCAGGCAGGCGCGTAGGCCACGCGCTCACCCCCATTGCGCACCATGTCAGGGGTCCGTATGTAGAAGGGGGAGCCGTATGGGGAGCAGGTGGGGCAGCGAGGGTGGGCCCCGTGCTGGTTGAGCTCAGGGACGGGCGTGGGACTGCCCTGCCCATCCGCCATGCGGGAGCTACAGGCGTTGCACGTGCCGGGGTGAGAGTGCGTGGGAAGGTCGgactcttcctcttcctcctcctcctcctcctcttcctcattgGGGTCATCTTTCTTGCAGCAGTAGTACTGCAGAGAGGGACGGGGATAGATGagcatggggcagccccaggcaccaCCTGGGGCACATAACGtaagggtagatgtggcactgagggacatggtcagtggtggggatgggttggacATGGACCTGATGATCTCCatggtcttttctaaccttaatgattctatggttctataattCTAATTTGAGCAAGACCAGTGTTGACTctactaaaaaataaattaataggACTAGAAGCGGGAAAAGCATTGGAgcaggggaggggcagcttCCTAGTCCCATGGCAGGAGGGGAATGGCTGTTCCCATTGCCCTCCccgctgctggagctgcctgctcAGCTCCACTGGGCTGTGGTCTGGGGGCAGCAGGGTGAGacccagctgggagcaggtgGGGGCAGCAGGGGAATGCATCCTCTCCCCTCACAGCGAGATTTGAGTGGGGAAGTGGTATGGGGATGCCACCCCCCCAGTAGCCGCTGTGCTTTCCAGCACGTTGCTGCGTGGCACAGACTCAGCATTAACTTTTAAAGAGGTTGTAGCCAGCCGCCGTTGAAAGCCTCCTCGTCTAATTtatagggagaaaaaaaaaacaacccaaaagcTCTCCATCTGGTATTGCAAACCCAGCCAAGCCTACACCTAAGTGagcaagcactgcagctcctcagaCGCCTGCGGGAGGCAGTCGGGCAGCCTCACCCTGCCCAGCACAGGCACGAAGGCCCCCAGCCGCTCCTCCCACCCCGGTGGTCCGGGCACAATGATGTCCTCACGCTCACCTGTAGCCTACAGTAGCAGAGCACGGCAATGATGCACAGTAGGATCACCGTCGCTAGGATTCCCCCGGTGATGACAACAGTTCCCGCTGTCATCCGACCGATTCTCCATCAAACTCTGAAAGGCAGAACATGGGGACAGTCACCACCCCAGTGCCACCATTCCGACCCCGCGTCCCCTTGCTGGCACTTACCCAGGGATGCGGTGGCCGCTAATGATCACGCCGGCCCCGGGGCGGTTGGGGGGGGCTGGCAGTTCCACATGGCCCTGGGGAGACACCTGCGGCCCTGGGAGTGGGGACAAGGAGAAGAAGCCatcagctcagccctgtgcctgCCGTCCCCGATGCCATCGTGTCCCATCAGcggccctgcagccctctgtgCGCCGCTAATTGATAGGGCCCAAGTGCTGGCAGCTCGCAGCTGAGCAGATCTAATTACCCTTCAGCCACACGACCCTAATTGATGCGGAGAGGTGGCAGCTTCCAGACCAGAGCTGGCAACCTGCTCCTCTGCCCAAGCCACAGGAAAAACCCCAAAAACTCATCCCGGTGCGGTTTGCCAGCAGCCGCAC of Numida meleagris isolate 19003 breed g44 Domestic line chromosome 7, NumMel1.0, whole genome shotgun sequence contains these proteins:
- the FAM163A gene encoding protein FAM163A, whose protein sequence is MTAGTVVITGGILATVILLCIIAVLCYCRLQYYCCKKDDPNEEEEEEEEEEEESDLPTHSHPGTCNACSSRMADGQGSPTPVPELNQHGAHPRCPTCSPYGSPFYIRTPDMVRNGGERVAYAPACYPEMGPPVGLQGFPLSRHGFREGFPPPRAISTEV